Below is a genomic region from Candidatus Limnocylindrales bacterium.
CGATCTCGACACGTCGCTTCGCTTCTATTGCGATGTGCTCGGGCTCGAGAAAGCCCCGCGGCCGGATCTCGGCTTTCCCGGCGCTTGGCTGACGGTCGGCGACGCGCAGGTCCATCTCCTGCAGGTGCCCGAGGGCTTCGACGGCGGCACGCCTCCGCCATCGCTCAACCCGCTTGCGAGCCACGCGGCATTCGGCATCGACGATCACGCGGCCACGCGCGATCACCTCAAGCGGCACGGCCACGAGATCTTCGAGCTCGAAGCCAGCGGCCAGATGTGGGTCAAGGATCCCGACGGCTACATCATCGAGCTGATCTCGAGCCGCCGCTGATCCGTAACGCCCCCAGTTTTCATCCGAGCGTCAGC
It encodes:
- a CDS encoding VOC family protein, which codes for MKVVRSVDHISFSVRDLDTSLRFYCDVLGLEKAPRPDLGFPGAWLTVGDAQVHLLQVPEGFDGGTPPPSLNPLASHAAFGIDDHAATRDHLKRHGHEIFELEASGQMWVKDPDGYIIELISSRR